A single Candidatus Poribacteria bacterium DNA region contains:
- the sucD gene encoding succinate--CoA ligase subunit alpha: MSILVNKDTKVVVQGITGRSGRFHTQQCVEYGTKIVAGVTPGRGGSDVDGIPVYDTVSEAVIETEAEVSVIFVPARFDAGDSIMEAADAGIRLVICITEGIPALDMIKAKRYLEDKPTRLIGPNCPGVITPGECKIGIMPGYIHRPGKIGIVSRSGTLTYEAVDQVTKLGMGQSTCVGIGGDPVIGTNFVDVLALFEADANTDAVLMIGEIGGTAEETAAQFVKENMTKPVVSFIAGQTAPPGKRMGHAGAIISGGHGTAAEKIEALEAAGIAVAESPATIGETLVRRLGAVG, from the coding sequence ATGAGCATTCTTGTGAATAAAGATACAAAAGTGGTTGTTCAAGGGATTACGGGTCGATCAGGCCGATTCCATACGCAACAGTGTGTGGAGTACGGCACAAAAATCGTTGCAGGCGTTACCCCCGGCAGAGGGGGCTCAGATGTTGATGGCATCCCCGTTTACGATACCGTGTCCGAAGCGGTTATAGAGACAGAGGCGGAGGTGTCCGTCATCTTTGTGCCTGCGAGGTTTGACGCCGGAGATTCGATCATGGAAGCCGCCGATGCAGGCATCCGGTTGGTCATCTGTATTACAGAAGGCATTCCTGCCCTCGATATGATAAAAGCCAAAAGGTATTTGGAGGACAAACCAACACGGCTGATTGGCCCAAACTGCCCCGGCGTCATCACGCCCGGCGAGTGCAAAATCGGGATTATGCCCGGCTACATTCATCGACCCGGTAAAATCGGCATTGTTTCCCGCAGCGGGACATTGACGTATGAAGCCGTGGATCAGGTGACCAAGCTCGGGATGGGTCAATCCACTTGTGTTGGCATTGGCGGTGATCCGGTCATCGGTACAAATTTTGTTGACGTGTTGGCGTTGTTTGAAGCGGATGCGAATACAGACGCGGTGCTCATGATTGGCGAAATCGGTGGGACTGCGGAGGAAACAGCGGCGCAATTCGTAAAGGAAAACATGACCAAGCCGGTTGTCAGCTTTATCGCGGGGCAGACTGCACCGCCGGGCAAGCGGATGGGACATGCCGGGGCGATTATCTCCGGCGGACACGGCACGGCGGCGGAGAAGATTGAAGCGTTGGAAGCGGCTGGCATCGCTGTCGCTGAAAGCCCAGCGACGATTGGGGAGACATTGGTGCGGCGGCTTGGAGCAGTGGGGTAA
- the nfi gene encoding deoxyribonuclease V (cleaves DNA at apurinic or apyrimidinic sites) has product MNYQQLHPWEITPAEARQIQNELRNQVISQDQFGDIKTVAGVDLGFTKDIARASVVVLSFPELQLIDGVLVESPVSFPYIPGLLSFRETPPLLKAFTQLNTEPDLIIADGQGIAHPRRFGIASHLGLILDKPTVGCAKSRLWGRHKQPKDEAGSIEYLYDKNEIIGAAVRTRSNVSVVYISVGHQISLDSAIRLTLACCQRYRLPETTRYAHQAAAGQISLPQKQIEAEKQLTLF; this is encoded by the coding sequence ATGAATTATCAGCAGCTCCATCCGTGGGAGATAACTCCCGCTGAAGCACGCCAGATCCAAAACGAACTGCGTAACCAGGTGATATCCCAAGATCAATTTGGCGACATCAAAACGGTCGCTGGAGTTGATCTTGGGTTTACTAAAGACATCGCCCGTGCGTCAGTTGTTGTGTTGAGTTTTCCGGAGCTGCAGCTGATTGATGGCGTCCTCGTTGAAAGTCCTGTCTCCTTTCCTTATATACCCGGTCTATTATCTTTCCGCGAAACCCCTCCTCTTCTCAAAGCCTTTACTCAACTTAATACTGAACCAGATCTCATTATCGCTGATGGACAAGGGATCGCCCACCCGAGGCGTTTTGGAATAGCGTCGCATCTGGGATTAATTTTGGACAAACCGACGGTGGGGTGTGCGAAGTCGCGTCTGTGGGGCAGGCACAAACAGCCTAAAGATGAAGCGGGCTCGATTGAATATTTGTACGACAAGAACGAAATTATCGGCGCGGCGGTTCGTACACGATCTAATGTCAGTGTTGTTTATATTTCGGTCGGACATCAGATCTCCCTAGATTCAGCAATTCGGTTGACGCTCGCCTGTTGTCAGCGGTACAGGCTGCCCGAAACCACGCGATACGCACATCAAGCAGCAGCAGGACAAATTTCCCTACCCCAAAAACAGATTGAAGCGGAAAAGCAGCTTACATTATTTTAG